ttttagtatcatcaatgtattttggtagtaatgtgatttactataggccaatgcaattatgcgttaagtttgaaacgagttagggtagtgcggagtgcacgctcgtcgagccaaacatgtaattgaatacgaataatagaagcGGGGTTCCAAGGGGTAGAGCCCCTGgcagggtgcggggcagcgccctgccggggtccaaggggcagcgcccctggctggggtcccgttcccaaccgacataactgttttttccgaaaaggtgtgttcGTTTTctgttattggtctcctatataaggagtcttttggccTCGATTTTGGTACACGAAATTATACTTCCTCTCTATATTCTGAtatgttctctattgtcagaaacagattgttcttcgagaattatccccgcaaagatttcgtgaacccagacaagaataaggtcgaaatactttgttcggaaagtgaacgaacacgattcttgaagatatccaggattatcataccaattttctaacaaacgaacaaagtacttttttctgataatcatggctggaggaggaagcaccgtcaaggagatgactaaaagttttggaaaatttgacaagtttcaaggacaAGACTTCAGGCGTTGGCAGAAGAAGATGCATTTCATGTTGACAACGTTGAAGGTGGTGCACGTCCTGTCTACACCAATTCCAGAACTTGAGGAGGATGATACGGTTGAAAATCTGAGACGTCGATCAAAGTGGGATAACGACGACTACATATGCAGAGGGCACATTCTTAACGGTATGTCTGATCCCTTATTTGATATTTACCAAAATGTGGAATCTGCAAAGGAATTGTGGGATTGTCTCGAAGCCAAGTACATGGCAGAGGACTCATCCAGTAAAAAGTTCTTGGTGACCGATTTCAACAATTACAAAATGGTTGAATCGAGGTCTGTCATGGAACAATCCAATGAACTCCTCCGAATCCTTGGACAATTCACACAGCATGGATTGAAGATGGATGAAACAATATATGTCTCAAGCATCATAGACAAGTTGCCTCCTTCATGGAAGGATTTCAAACACAATCTGAAACATGGAAAAGACGAACTGTCTTTGATCCAACTTGGAAGTCACTTGCGCATAGAGGAATCTTTACGAGCGCATGAGGGTAACAAAggaaaaggcaaagaaattgcTGGACCCTAGGTTAatatgatcgaagagggtggtaagaacgataacaacaaaaataaaggAAAGAAGTGTGCTTTCAATAACAAAAAGGGCAATTTCGGTGTTAACAAGAAACCGAAACTAGAATGCTGGAAGTGTGGCAGAACAGGCcacttcaagaaggattgtcGTTTCGACAAAAAGCACGACAACGCGAACGCAAGTGGTCCAGGAAAGGGGTCTAAGGACCAATCCGAAAACCAAGGTCAAAAATTaatttgtgatttgaatagtttgattaaacattCGGTTTCACTAACTTCTGAGGCATTTTATGTGCAGGATGATGCTATCGCGTGGTGGAT
This genomic window from Vicia villosa cultivar HV-30 ecotype Madison, WI unplaced genomic scaffold, Vvil1.0 ctg.003093F_1_1, whole genome shotgun sequence contains:
- the LOC131640402 gene encoding uncharacterized protein LOC131640402 — encoded protein: MHFMLTTLKVVHVLSTPIPELEEDDTVENLRRRSKWDNDDYICRGHILNGMSDPLFDIYQNVESAKELWDCLEAKYMAEDSSSKKFLVTDFNNYKMVESRSVMEQSNELLRILGQFTQHGLKMDETIYVSSIIDKLPPSWKDFKHNLKHGKDELSLIQLGSHLRIEESLRAHEGNKGKGKEIAGP